Proteins found in one Crassostrea angulata isolate pt1a10 chromosome 3, ASM2561291v2, whole genome shotgun sequence genomic segment:
- the LOC128179005 gene encoding uncharacterized protein LOC128179005 encodes MDESLENFLEERGIPAEKIEAMKDQKIDKDVITEMSNEDLSKYIVKFGDRCAVRRFCTKATSTTPKAGNLKKTSLLQKLKKKLHARSSKDESQSTESEDENVKDKRRKTLKGNSNAVKDGRTIKMGWKHFENSDYIQVRSDKGGGTDDIFVPKSFTKADLLERAKSMFFQEGLSSKGREEELEFDMADFRSQPLDDNLTIGELFKKTNRKNLRYYLFTKPKNENQSKKLKRNKKRKSQKHLKPIPLPQDSDSEDDSSIQREAAMAVKSEKACSSRPSSSLNVHFVSDPDIPGPSGEQTIKASNMTSNKSEIPGPSGLCTSANPHLLSQEDIPGTSGFHTSEYVTFHESDSDTLPDLHDYFGTVRSMQVTMPDGTQEEVIYSIDPNDSGIVQLNLNNQEIVSDEVLIRVHRGHALKELLEAFSNTAELKSR; translated from the exons ATGGACGAATCACTAGAAAACTTCCTAGAAGAACGAGGTATCCCGGCTGAAAAAATTGAAGCTATGAAGGATCAAAAG ATTGATAAAGATGTAATAACAGAAATGAGCAACGAAGATCTATCGAAATACATCGTCAAATTTGGAGACAGATGTGCAGTTCGCCGGTTTTGTACAAAAGCCACATCAACAACTCCCAAGgcgggaaatttaaaaaaaacatctctGCTACAGAAGTTAAAGAAAAAACTGCACGCGCGATCTTCAAAAGATGAATCACAAAGCACAGAGAGTGAGGACGAAAATGTTAAGGATAAAAGACGTAAAACATTAAAAGGGAACAGCAATGCCGTTAAAGACGGAAGAACGATAAAAATGGGGTGGAAACATTTTGAAAACTCTGACTATATTCAAGTCAGATCCGACAAAGGGGGAGGGACGGATGACATTTTTGTGCCAAAAAGTTTCACAAAAGCAGATCTATTAGAGAGAGCAAAGTCTATGTTTTTCCAGGAAGGATTATCATCAAAGGGTCGAGAAGAAGAGCTAGAATTTGACATGGCGGACTTCAGATCTCAACCTTTAGATGACAATTTAACTATCGgagaattgtttaaaaaaactaacaggaaaaatctcaggtattatttgtttacaaaaccaAAAAATGAGAATCAGTCCAAAAAActaaagagaaataaaaaaaggaaaagtcaGAAACACTTGAAACCAATTCCTCTCCCACAAGACTCGGATTCAGAAGATGACAGCAGTATTCAGAGAGAAGCAGCAATGGCCGTCAAATCTGAGAAAGCTTGCTCTTCGCGTCCAAGCAGCAGTTTGAATGTGCATTTTGTATCAGATCCTGATATACCTGGCCCTTCAGGTGAACAAACCATCAAGGCATCTAACATGACATCCAACAAGTCTGAAATTCCAGGACCTTCAGGTCTTTGCACATCTGCAAACCCTCATCTACTATCACAGGAAGATATACCTGGTACATCTGGATTCCACACTTCAGAGTATGTGACCTTTCATGAATCAGATAGTGACACACTTCCTGATCTGCATGATTATTTTGGAACTGTCAGGTCAATGCAAGTTACAATGCCTGACGGAACGCAAGAAGAGGTTATCTACAGTATTGACCCCAATGACAGTGGTATTGTTCAGTTAAACCTCAATAATCAAGAGATTGTGTCGGATGAGGTCCTTATAAGAGTCCATAGGGGACATGCCTTAAAAGAGCTGCTAGAGGCATTTTCCAACACAGCAGAATTAAAATCCAGATGA